The following proteins are co-located in the Triticum aestivum cultivar Chinese Spring chromosome 1A, IWGSC CS RefSeq v2.1, whole genome shotgun sequence genome:
- the LOC123046704 gene encoding zinc finger MYM-type protein 1 isoform X2, translating to MKKSMNLKTLWDRASKKSKIASTSTPKPAPIGVESRSRNQGNPSPSDGLRVVPEDDKSGDDESIASNAKQLQAEAEALYLSRLKTSVQCLRFILQQGLPVHGHLENEGNAGNFLELVDWLAESVEGVKRVDLKDAPRSSELLDQKAQEQLINACAEETTRLIIEDLGDGYFAVLVYESRDMEQQEQLALCLHYVGTKGMAVERFLGIVGVEDTTPLTIKTTIQNLLTAHSLSFSRVRGLGYDGACAMKGYHNALKKIIVDESPSAYYVHCFAHQLQIRMLGVAQAEYIIETFELEETEAEYDLDRESLGTPCDTPRGSCYENVMHVISLYPAIWEILCTIGDEHNGIKSLRAQQVSYAFETFEFVFIAHLLQTIFEYTDDLCSALQKRDQDIVNAINLVSVTKKRLQLLREDGEWESFLQKVTSFCVKHDIELVDMDGLYDPIGRSPKFYEKATNLHYYHVDMFLDVIDSQLRELDGMFDEVNTELLICMAAFNPADSLAAYDEEKLVKLAHFYPEDFSQSELLHLPFQLSNFVDDLRLDKRFREVKTLAELSIKLVETRKDRVYNIVYRLLRLVLILPVATASDERDLSSVNYVNNKAVNKLSEQCANDCLVTCLERETFGQVKDDAIISRFRAVNNRQCCDFYLLV from the exons ATGAAGAAGAGCATGAATTTGAAAACGTTGTGGGATAGAGCTTCCAAGAAAAGCAAGATTGCCTCCACCTCGACGCCGAAACCCGCACCGATTGGAGTTGAAAGCCGGTCTCGGAACCAAGGCAATCCTTCCCCGTCAGATGGGCTGAGGGTCGTACCGGAGGATGATAAATCTGGTGACGACGAGTCCATTGCTTCAAACGCTAAGCAGTTGCAGGCCGAGGCTGAGGCTCTATATTTGTCCCGTTTGAAAACTTCAGTCCAGTGCCTGAGGTTCATCTTGCAGCAAGGCTTGCCAGTCCATGGACATCTTGAAAATGAAGGTAATGCAGGGAATTTTCTTGAGCTTGTGGATTGGCTGGCAGAGAGTGTTGAAGGAGTTAAAAGGGTGGACCTGAAGGATGCTCCAAGAAGCAGCGAGCTGTTGGACCAAAAGGCACAGGAGCAACTCATCAACGCTTGTGCCGAAGAAACTACTAGGCTCATCATTGAAGATCTTGGTGATGGTTATTTCGCGGTGCTTGTTTATGAATCTCGCGATATGGAACAACAGGAACAATTGGCCCTTTGCCTGCATTATGTTGGTACAAAAGGAATGGCCGTGGAAAGGTTCCTCGGCATCGTCGGAGTTGAAGACACTACCCCTTTGACAATTAAAACAACAATTCAGAATCTTCTTACGGCACACTCTTTGAGCTTTTCTAGGGTCCGTGGGCTGGGATATGATGGGGCTTGTGCCATGAAGGGTTATCATAATGCTTTGAAGAAAATAATTGTGGACGAGTCCCCTTCTGCTTATTATGTCCATTGCTTTGCCCATCAACTTCAG ATACGAATGCTTGGAGTAGCTCAAGCTGAGTATATTATCGAAACATTTGAACTGGAAGAAACTGAAGCTGAATATGATCTTGATCGAGAGAGCCTGGGAACACCCTGTGATACTCCTCGGGGATCCTGCTATGAAAATGTGATGCATGTTATCTCTTTATATCCTGCAATTTGGGAAATTCTCTGTACGATTGGGGATGAGCATAATGGCATAAAATCACTACGAGCTCAACAGGTGTCTTATGCATTCGAGACATTTGAGTTTGTCTTTATAGCACACTTGCTGCAAACTATATTTGAGTATACAGATGACTTATGCAGTGCTTTGCAAAAGAGGGATCAAGATATTGTTAATGCTATCAATCTTGTTAGCGTGACAAAGAAACGGTTGCAGTTACTGCGGGAAGATGGTGAATGGGAAAGTTTTCTTCAGAAGGTCACCTCTTTTTGTGTGAAACATGACATCGAACTTGTGGACATGGATGGTTTGTATGACCCGATCGGGAGATCTCCAAAGTTCTACGAAAAGGCCACGAATCTTCATTACtaccatgttgatatgtttttggATGTCATTGATAGTCAACTTCGAGAACTTGATGGCATGTTTGATGAGGTCAACACGGAGTTACTGATTTGCATGGCAGCATTCAATCCCGCCGACTCACTTGCTGCTTATGATGAGGAAAAGCTGGTTAAGCTTGCCCACTTTTATCCCGAGGATTTTTCACAGTCTGAGTTGTTGCATCTTCCCTTCCAACTTTCAAACTTCGTTGATGATCTGCGTCTGGACAAAAGGTTTAGGGAAGTGAAGACTCTTGCGGAGCTTTCTATCAAGCTTGTCGAAACAAGGAAGGACCGTGTTTACAACATTGTCTACAGGCTTCTCAGGTTGGTGCTGATCCTTCCTGTAGCTACTGCCAGTGATGAGAGGGACCTGTCTTCAGTGAATTACGTGAACAATAAGGCGGTAAACAAGCTATCGGAGCAATGCGCGAATGATTGCTTGGTTACATGTCTTGAACGTGAAACCTTTGGGCAGGTGAAGGACGATGCCATCATATCTCGCTTCCGAGCTGTGAATAACCGCCAGTGTTGTGATTTTTATCTACTAGTTTGA
- the LOC123046704 gene encoding zinc finger MYM-type protein 1 isoform X1, translating into MKKSMNLKTLWDRASKKSKIASTSTPKPAPIGVESRSRNQGNPSPSDGLRVVPEDDKSGDDESIASNAKQLQAEAEALYLSRLKTSVQCLRFILQQGLPVHGHLENEGNAGNFLELVDWLAESVEGVKRVDLKDAPRSSELLDQKAQEQLINACAEETTRLIIEDLGDGYFAVLVYESRDMEQQEQLALCLHYVGTKGMAVERFLGIVGVEDTTPLTIKTTIQNLLTAHSLSFSRVRGLGYDGACAMKGYHNALKKIIVDESPSAYYVHCFAHQLQVNMVAVAKQNVHGGWFFYHLQYLMDFLVMCCEKIRMLGVAQAEYIIETFELEETEAEYDLDRESLGTPCDTPRGSCYENVMHVISLYPAIWEILCTIGDEHNGIKSLRAQQVSYAFETFEFVFIAHLLQTIFEYTDDLCSALQKRDQDIVNAINLVSVTKKRLQLLREDGEWESFLQKVTSFCVKHDIELVDMDGLYDPIGRSPKFYEKATNLHYYHVDMFLDVIDSQLRELDGMFDEVNTELLICMAAFNPADSLAAYDEEKLVKLAHFYPEDFSQSELLHLPFQLSNFVDDLRLDKRFREVKTLAELSIKLVETRKDRVYNIVYRLLRLVLILPVATASDERDLSSVNYVNNKAVNKLSEQCANDCLVTCLERETFGQVKDDAIISRFRAVNNRQCCDFYLLV; encoded by the coding sequence ATGAAGAAGAGCATGAATTTGAAAACGTTGTGGGATAGAGCTTCCAAGAAAAGCAAGATTGCCTCCACCTCGACGCCGAAACCCGCACCGATTGGAGTTGAAAGCCGGTCTCGGAACCAAGGCAATCCTTCCCCGTCAGATGGGCTGAGGGTCGTACCGGAGGATGATAAATCTGGTGACGACGAGTCCATTGCTTCAAACGCTAAGCAGTTGCAGGCCGAGGCTGAGGCTCTATATTTGTCCCGTTTGAAAACTTCAGTCCAGTGCCTGAGGTTCATCTTGCAGCAAGGCTTGCCAGTCCATGGACATCTTGAAAATGAAGGTAATGCAGGGAATTTTCTTGAGCTTGTGGATTGGCTGGCAGAGAGTGTTGAAGGAGTTAAAAGGGTGGACCTGAAGGATGCTCCAAGAAGCAGCGAGCTGTTGGACCAAAAGGCACAGGAGCAACTCATCAACGCTTGTGCCGAAGAAACTACTAGGCTCATCATTGAAGATCTTGGTGATGGTTATTTCGCGGTGCTTGTTTATGAATCTCGCGATATGGAACAACAGGAACAATTGGCCCTTTGCCTGCATTATGTTGGTACAAAAGGAATGGCCGTGGAAAGGTTCCTCGGCATCGTCGGAGTTGAAGACACTACCCCTTTGACAATTAAAACAACAATTCAGAATCTTCTTACGGCACACTCTTTGAGCTTTTCTAGGGTCCGTGGGCTGGGATATGATGGGGCTTGTGCCATGAAGGGTTATCATAATGCTTTGAAGAAAATAATTGTGGACGAGTCCCCTTCTGCTTATTATGTCCATTGCTTTGCCCATCAACTTCAGGTAAATATGGTTGCTGTTGCTAAGCAGAATGTTCATGGCGGTTGGTTCTTTTATCACCTTCAATATTTGATGGATTTTCTTGTGATGTGCTGTGAAAAGATACGAATGCTTGGAGTAGCTCAAGCTGAGTATATTATCGAAACATTTGAACTGGAAGAAACTGAAGCTGAATATGATCTTGATCGAGAGAGCCTGGGAACACCCTGTGATACTCCTCGGGGATCCTGCTATGAAAATGTGATGCATGTTATCTCTTTATATCCTGCAATTTGGGAAATTCTCTGTACGATTGGGGATGAGCATAATGGCATAAAATCACTACGAGCTCAACAGGTGTCTTATGCATTCGAGACATTTGAGTTTGTCTTTATAGCACACTTGCTGCAAACTATATTTGAGTATACAGATGACTTATGCAGTGCTTTGCAAAAGAGGGATCAAGATATTGTTAATGCTATCAATCTTGTTAGCGTGACAAAGAAACGGTTGCAGTTACTGCGGGAAGATGGTGAATGGGAAAGTTTTCTTCAGAAGGTCACCTCTTTTTGTGTGAAACATGACATCGAACTTGTGGACATGGATGGTTTGTATGACCCGATCGGGAGATCTCCAAAGTTCTACGAAAAGGCCACGAATCTTCATTACtaccatgttgatatgtttttggATGTCATTGATAGTCAACTTCGAGAACTTGATGGCATGTTTGATGAGGTCAACACGGAGTTACTGATTTGCATGGCAGCATTCAATCCCGCCGACTCACTTGCTGCTTATGATGAGGAAAAGCTGGTTAAGCTTGCCCACTTTTATCCCGAGGATTTTTCACAGTCTGAGTTGTTGCATCTTCCCTTCCAACTTTCAAACTTCGTTGATGATCTGCGTCTGGACAAAAGGTTTAGGGAAGTGAAGACTCTTGCGGAGCTTTCTATCAAGCTTGTCGAAACAAGGAAGGACCGTGTTTACAACATTGTCTACAGGCTTCTCAGGTTGGTGCTGATCCTTCCTGTAGCTACTGCCAGTGATGAGAGGGACCTGTCTTCAGTGAATTACGTGAACAATAAGGCGGTAAACAAGCTATCGGAGCAATGCGCGAATGATTGCTTGGTTACATGTCTTGAACGTGAAACCTTTGGGCAGGTGAAGGACGATGCCATCATATCTCGCTTCCGAGCTGTGAATAACCGCCAGTGTTGTGATTTTTATCTACTAGTTTGA
- the LOC123046712 gene encoding probable prefoldin subunit 5: MASPARIDVDKLSVEQLKALKEQTDLEVNLLQDSLSKIRTAATRLENATAALHELSLRPQGKKLLVPLTASLYVPGTLDDAEKVLVDVGTGYYIEKTMTQGKEYCERKINLLKSNFDELLEMATKKKSIADEMGMFLQAKLRQASPSSSS, from the exons ATGGCGAGCCCCGCGCGCATCGACGTGGATAAGCTGAGCGTGGAGCAGCTCAAGGCGCTCAAGGAGCAGACCGATCTGGAGGTCAATCTCCTCCAGGACAGCCTATCCAAGATCCGcaccgccgccacccgcctcgaGAACGCCACGGCCGCCCTCCACGAGCTCTCCCTCCGCCCCCAAG GGAAGAAGCTGCTCGTGCCGCTCACGGCGTCCCTCTACGTGCCCGGCACGCTCGACGACGCCGAGAAGGTCCTCGTCGACGTTGGCACCGGCTACTACATTGAG AAAACTATGACTCAAGGAAAAGAATACTGTGAAAGGAAAATTAATTTGCTGAAGTCCAACTTCGATGAACTACTTGAG ATGGCGACCAAAAAGAAGAGCATAGCAGATGAAATGGGCATGTTTCTGCAAGCCAAGCTGAGGCAGGCATCACCGAGCTCGAGTTCGTGA